The segment CTTTCGGGGCTGAAGTTCTCTTTGCCGTCTCTTCCAGAAACGACAACCACTACAGATGAACCAAGTTCAGAGCCACTGACCAGCATTACGACACCAGTGCCTATCCGTCTCAATCGTCTAACGCTAAATGACATTGATCTCGATATCTTAGGCAATCGTGTGGTTTGGCAGCATTTCTCTACTCAAGCTTCGTTTCAAGGCAACAACCTCACCATAGGGAAAACCTTATGGAACAAGATTGAAGTCACGTTGGCGCAAAGCCAAGACGAGCCTCAGGCTGAAAAAGCTGAACCCCTACAAAAAGCAGAGCCTGCAGCCCAAAGCGAACCTCAGGCGATAGTGTTACCGGATGTATTGATTCCGCTGAGAATTAATTTAGCGCGGTTAGACATCAATGACTTCACGCTGCACCAAGAAATACCTGTGGTGGTAAATCATCTCGGCCTTAAAGCTAAGGCTTATCAATACGATGTGTCGGTTGATACGCTGGAACTTGATACCCCAGAAGTAGATGCTCAGCTAAATACCAAAGTAAAACTCAAAGATAACTATCTTCTGTCATTAGATTTGACCTCGAAAGTCAAGTTGGCTGAAGCCAAGGGGCAAGCGCTTAGTTTGAATGCATCAGGCAGTGTGGCGGATTTAAGTGTACAAGCAGAACTGACCGATCTGGCAAAAGCCAGTATTAAAGCTAAATTGAAGCCGCTTGATCCTCAATTACCGTTTGATATCGACATAAAAGATCTGCACGGACAATGGCCGCTGGTTGGCAAAGGGGATTACTTTATTGATGCTTCCCATTTCTATGGTAAAGGTTCGCTAGAGCGCTATCAGCTTGGCTTAGTCGGGCAACTGAAAGGGAAAGATCTGCCAGATGTTGCGATTGACACCAAAGGTGAGGGGAATTTAAGCGAAATTGCCTTAAGTGATATCAAGATTGATACACTCGGCGGACGTATTCTCGGTGAGATAAAAGCCAATTGGAACGAGCCGATTAACTGGCAAGCAAAGCTGGACATGAATCTAATTCAACCCGGTCTGCAATGGCCAGAAGCGGAAGGTATTGTCAGTGGTGAAATCGAAACCTCAGGCGAATTGACTAGCCAAGGCGGTTGGATAGTGAAAGTCCCGCAACTTTCCGTCAATGGTTTAGTGCGTGATTATCCGTTGCATTTAAATGGTCAGATTGATGCTTCAGATATTTCAGGTAAAGGGCGATATGAGGTTACTACGCAGGGAATCAATCTTGCTCATGGTCCAAATAAGGTCACGGCTAAGGGTAAGCTAGATAAAGAGTGGCGAATGTCTTTGTCACTTAATTTAGCGGATTTGTCTAAAAGCGTGCCGGATCTTAAAGGCAAAGTGATTGGTGATGTATTACTGCGTGGCGCAATGAGCGAGCCGCAAATAAAACTCTCTTTGGATGCAGACTCTATCGCTTGGCAGCAAGACGCCAAGGTGAAGCACGTTACTTTAACGGGCAATGTGACGCCATTGCCTAAGCCGCAAGCTGACTTACGTCTAAAGGTGACTGAGGCGTCTTATCAAGATCAATTGATCAATTCCGTTGTGATGCGTTTTAGCGGTGAGCAGCAAGAGCATGAACTCACTCTGGATGTGCAGTCTGACATTGTATCGACCAGTTTAAACATTCAAGGCGGTCTTAAAGATAAGCCCTCATTGTTGTGGGATGGTCAGTTAAACCGTATGACGCTGGAAACTGAGCAAGGTGTCTGGGCATTGGATAAACCGATGAGTATTAATGTGGATGTTGATAAACAAAACGCCACTCTTGCTGCTCACTGCTGGATTCAGTCTGGCGCGTCGGTATGTCTCGACAAGCCATCCATCGTTGGTGAAAGCGGTGAAGTTCAGCTTTCTGTAAATCAGTTTAATTTCTCTCAAGTGAAAGCATTCATGCCGCCAGATACCAATATCGATGGCGAGGCGAATGCGACAGTTTGGGCAAAATGGCAAGCAAACCAGCCTCCTCAGGCTAAGCTAGAATTGAATTTACCTAAGGGCTCTGTTAGTCAAAATCTAGAACAGCCGTTAACTGTGGGGTGGGATAAAGTCTCTCTGCAAGCCTCTCTGATTCGTAATCGTCTGCAAGCTTATTGGAATGTCGATATGACGGACAATGGCGACTTGTCTGGGAAAGTTATCATTGCGGACGTCACCAAAGAAAACAAACGCATGGAAGGGAATCTTAAGCTATCCACGTTTAACTTAGATTTTCTTGCACCTTTGGTGGGTGAATACAGCTCTCTGAAATCGAATATTGAATCTGACCTCAAGTTTAAAGGCGACATGCTTCATCCGCAGGTGGATGGTGTGGTCAGCGTTGATGGTATTCAGGTGAAAGGGGATATCTCTCCGGTAGAAGTTGAATCAGGTCTCGTCACTTTGACTTTCAAAGGTTATCAGGCAAGTTTAAATGCCAATGTGCTGACACAAGACGGTGAACTTGAGATCACAGGGGATGCAGACTGGCAAAACATCGATGATTGGAGATTGAATAGCCACGTATTTGCCAAATCATTGCTGGTGGATTTACCACCGATAGTCAAAGTTAAAGTTGTACCAGATCTGACACTGAACATGCAGCCAAAGTTGGCTAAAGTTACTGGGAATATCGCGCTGCCTTGGGGACGCATTGTTGTCGAAGAATTACCACCAAGTGCGGTGAGTGTGTCAAAAGATCAGGTGTTACTGAACGAGGACTTAACGCCGGTAAGTGAGCAGAATACGCTGCCGTTTGATATTGAAACGGATGTGTCGATTACTATTGGCGACGACTTCAAGCTAGAGGCGTTTGGTCTGGAAGGCGATTTGGTTGGCCGTGTCAACGTTGTTCAAAAGGACAAAGGACCACTGGTTAACGGTGAGGTCAATATCCTGAACGGTAAATATCGCTCCTTTGGTCAGGATCTAGTTATTCAAGAAGGGAAGATTTTAATGAATGGCCCTGTCGATCAGCCTTATCTGTCGATCAAAGCGATTCGAAATCCAGAGAATACTCAGGATAATGTGATAGCAGGTGTACAGGTGACCGGCCCTGCGAACGAGCCTCTTGTTTCGATATTCTCAGAACCGAGCATGCCTCAAGCAAATGCTCTGTCATACTTACTGCGCGGGCAAGATATCGACAGTGAAACCAGTGGCGATGCCATGACCACCACATTGATAGGTTTGAGCCTTGCGAAAAGCGGTAAAGTAGTGAGTGAAATTGGTAGTGCTTTTGGTGTACAAGACTTGAAGCTGGACACTGCTGGATCCGGTGATGAATCTCAGGTGACGGTGAGTGGTTACATTCGTCCGGGGCTGCAAGTAAAATACGGCGTAGGTATTTTTAACTCGGTAGGGGAATTTACAGTCCGCTATCGTTTAATGACAGATTTGTATGTGGAAGCGGTATCGGGCTTAGATAGTGCGGTTGATTTGCTGTATCAATTCGAATTGAATTGAGGCTGTTATGCCCATGAGTCTTGCGATGACTCGGGTGTATATCTAAAGGAGAAGTAAGTGCAACATTTAGTTTTTGTTTATGGCACTTTACGCCAAGGAGAAAGCAATCATAGCTTTTTGGAAAGTAGTCAATTGCTGGGGCAATACGTTACCAAGCCAGAGTATGCTCTTTATGACTTAGGTCCTTATCCGGGCTTAATCGAGGGGCACCATACCATTTCTGGAGAAGTGTATTTGGTGGATGAAGAGACGTTGGCTAAGTTGGATATTTTGGAAGACGTTCCAGTGGAATATCGCCGAGATACCATTGAAACTCCTTTTGGCACTGCATGGATATACATTTACCAAGAAGTAACGTCACAAGAAGCTCTGATTGATTCTGGAGACTGGTGTCAACGAGTGTAAGCTTCTTCAGCTTTGGAGATAATTACTTCAGCCATGTTTTGGCTCAAAAAAAAGCCAGCGAAATGCTGGCTTTTTCATTCGTTCGGTACGCTTATTTTTGCTGTGCGCGCTCGTATGAAGTTTTGATCTCTTCACGAGCTGCAGCTGCGTCTTCCCAACCTTCAACTTTCACCCATTTGCCAGCTTCAAGGTCTTTGTAACGCTCGAAGAAGTGAGTGATTTGTGCTTTTAGAAGCTCTGGAAGGTCGTTCACATCTTGAATGTGGTTGTATTCTTTAGAAAGTTTCTCGTGTGGTACAGCGATAACTTTCGCATCTTCACCAGACTCATCGCTCATTTTTAGTACGCCAACTGGACGACAGCGAATTACTGATCCAGGCATTAGTGGGAATGGCGTTGGTACTAATACGTCTACGGGGTCACCGTCTAGAGATAGAGTGTGGTTCACGTAACCGTAGTTACATGGGTAGAACATAGGAGCAGACATGAAACGGTCTACGAATACAGCGCCAGAATCTTTGTCTACTTCGTATTTGATTGGGTCTGCGTTAGCTGGAATTTCGATGATAACGTAGATATCGTCTGGAAGAGATTTGCCTGCTGGCACATTGTTTAAGCTCATTAAAGGTTTCCTTTTCGTTAGCCGGACTTCAAGAATCAAGACTTATTGTTATGAATGTTATGTATGGGCATCAAAGGGCCGCTACATAGCAAAGGCTAGAGTTTACCCGTAAATGAGTCGATCCCCAAGCAAACCTAAGCCTAATTGATGCAATTGTAGGTCAAAAAATGCGTAATTGATTGATGAAAGAGAGATAAAAAAAGCGCCTCTGTAAGGCGCTTTCTTGTCAGTCAATAGTTATCGGATCGTTCTTAGTCTGGGTAGTTCTCTAAGAACTCTTCGACTTTGTCGACCATAGTTGGGCTACCAACAAAGAAAGGCACACGTTGGTGCAGTTCGGTTGGTTTGATATCCAGAATACGATTCTTACCATCAGAGGCAATACCGCCAGCCTGTTCCATCAAAAATGCCATTGGGTTGCACTCGTACAGAAGGCGTAATTTTCCATTTGGATGGCTCTCTGTGCTCGGGTACATGTAGATGCCGCCTTTGAGCAGATTGCGGTGGAAGTCAGCAACCAAAGAGCCGATATAACGTGATGTATAAGGACGATTATCTTCAGGCACATTCTCTTGGCAGAATTTGATGTATTTCTTCACGCCAGTCGGGAAGCGGATGTAGTTACCTTCGTTAATCGAGTAAATCTTACCGCTTTCTGGAATACGCATATTTTCATGCGATAAACAGAAAGAACCAATCGAAGGGTCATAGGTAAAGCCATTGACACCGTTACCAGTGGTGTAAACCAACATGGTCGAAGAGCCGTAAATCACATACCCTGCGGCAACTTGTTTGTGGCCAGGTTGTAAGAAGTCTTCTGCTGTCGGTGGAGCGCCGACCGGAGAAATACGACGATAAATGGAGAAAATTGTGCCAACTGACACGTTCACATCAATGTTTGACGAGCCATCAAGCGGATCCATCAAGACAACGTATTTCGCATTTTTGTTGAGGTCTTTATTAAAGGCTACAGCTTCATCTTCCTCTTCACTGGCTACGCCACAAACTTGGTCACGCGCTTCAAGCGCGGCTTTAAATTTGTCGTTGGCATAAACATCCAGTTTTTGCTGCTCTTCACCTTGCACATTATCCTGACCAGATGCACCTGTGATATCAGCAAGGCCAGCCTTATTGATTTCACGGTTTACAATCTTCGCGGCAAGACGAATAGAAGCCAGTAGGGACGATAGTTCACCACTTGCATGGGGGAAGTCGTGTTGTTTCTCAACAATGAACTCACCAAGGGTGCGCATCTCAGACATGTTATTTCCTTAACACTATATTTTCGGGGGGATTTTTAGTGGGGCTGTGAGGTGTTCTCTGTTGGAACTTTTTTGACACGCGCGCCCGCAAAGAGTTTAGGTCTTTTATCTTTTTACGGGTACTGAACTAACTGTTTGATATCTCATTTTTTATGTCGACTTATTACAAATTACATTGCTCTGATCTTCGATGCTCGCTTTTACGATGCGAATGAGGATAATGGGAGCCAATACAGTAAAGCGTGAAGAGATTAAGCTCGATGCATATTCATATCTTAGGAATTTGTGGCACATTCATGGGTGGCGTTGCGATGTTGGCGCGTCAGTTGGGTCACAAAGTTACCGGTAGCGATGCCAATGTTTATCCGCCAATGAGCACCATGCTCGAGTCGCAAGGGATCGAAATAATTGAAGGTTTTGACACGACCCAGTTTGAGCCGAAGCCTGACTTGGTGGTGATTGGTAACGCGATGAGTCGTGGTAATCCATGTGTTGAATATGTGCTTAACAACAACTTGCGCTATGTTTCAGGACCTCAGTGGCTACAAGAGTTTCTTTTGCATGACCGTTGGGTACTGGCTGTTTCAGGAACACACGGTAAAACGACCACGTCCAGTATGCTGACATGGGTGCTTGAGCACTGTGGCTACCAACCGGGTTTTTTGGTTGGCGGAGTACTGGGTAATTTCGGTGTTTCAGCGCGTTTGGGCGAAAGCATGTTTTTTGTCGTGGAAGCTGATGAATATGACAGTGCTTTTTTCGACAAGCGTTCTAAGTTTGTTCATTACCATCCTAGAACATTGGTGATGAATAATTTGGAGTTCGATCATGCAGATATCTTCGACAATCTTGAAGCGATCAAGCGTCAATTCCATCATTTAGTCAGAACTGTGCCGGGCAACGGTCGTATTTTCGCACCAATGCAAGATGAAGCATTACAAGATGTTTTGCAGCGTGGTTGTTGGAGTGAAACTGAGTTCAGTGGTGACAATGCTGACTGGCAAGCAGAAAAAATCACTAAAGATGGCTCTCAGTTCCATATTCTGTTTAAAAACACGCGTGTTGGTACGGTTAAGTGGGATTTAGTCGGTGATCATAACGTCAGCAATGCTCTGATGGCGGTAGCTGCGGCACGTCATGTGGGAGTCACGCCTGATCTGGCTTGTGAAGCCTTGGGGTCTTTTATCAACACCAAACGCCGCTTAGAGCTCAAAGGCGAAGCCGCGGGGGTGACTGTGTATGACGATTTTGCTCATCATCCAACGGCGATTGAACTGACTTTAGGTGGTCTGCGCAATAAAGTGGGTGACAAGAAAATCATCGCGGTATTGGAACCTCGTTCAGCGACAATGAAGCTGGGCGTACATAAAGAAACCTTGGCTCAGTCACTTCACGCGGCAGATTCGGTTTACTTGTTCCAGCCAGCAACGATCCCTTGGTCTGTTCAGGATGTGGCAGAGCAGTGTGCACAGCCGGCTCGGGTCAGCGATAATATTGATGAATTCGTTGCAATGATCTGTTCTGAAGCACAAGCCGGCGATCAGATTCTGGTGATGAGTAACGGTGGCTTCAATGGTATTCACGATAAGTTACTCACCGCACTCAAAGCTAAACAGTAGAATATGAGAACGATATGAACCAAAGCAAAGCGATTACCTTAGCGTGGACGGGGGCATCAGGTGCTCCCTACGGGCTGCGTCTGTTGCAATGTCTACTCGCTGCCGATTACACCGTCTATCTGTTGATTTCGTCTGCGGCGCGCGTGGTGTTGGCGACAGAGCACGATCTGAAACTGCCAAGTGGTCCTGATGCAGCGAAAGCGGCACTAGTCGAACATCTTCAGTGTGATGCTGAGAAGTTGATCGTTTGTGGTAAGGAAGATTGGTTCTCTCCTGTCGCGTCTGGATCTGCGGCACCAAAACAGATGATCGTTTGTCCTTGCTCTACAGGTAGTGTGGCCGCTATTGCTCATGGAATGTCGGACAATCTTATTGAGCGTGCTGCGGACGTGGTGATGAAAGAGCGTGGTCAGCTTCTGCTGGTGGTGCGAGAAACGCCATTTTCGACGTTGCATCTGGAGAACATGCATAAGCTTTCGCAAATGGGCGTCACGATTATGCCTGCTGCTCCGGGTTTCTATCATCAACCTAAATCGATTGATGATCTGGTTGATTTTATGGTCGCTCGTATATTGGATCATCTGGGCATTGAGCAAACTCTTGTACCGCGCTGGGGGTATGATCAACGTAGTTAACGTAGATACTCAAACTACTTGGAGTTGCGGTAGGCGGCAAGTAAGTGAATTCCCATGAACATAGATAAACTATGTGATTGGGGTGAACGAACGCAGCCAACACCGCTGCAGCTTCAAGTAGAAAGAGTATAAGTAGCATCTATTTTCGTTTACATTTACAATCCACTTTACTCACGGGGGGCTAACCATTCACCAGATGAATGGCGCTGAGATCAAGCAGAGCTTGGGACCCGAAGTCCATTATTATTTTAATAGTGGTATTTACCTGAACCAGATAATGCTGGCGTAGGAATTGAGTTGGGAATGTGATAATCAAACATCCGATTATTCCTGTCCTCCCTCAAGCCTGTCAGCTCTGAGGAGAGCGAGCCTTGAACACCAAATTTTCTGCCATTGCTTTGGCAACTTTATCGTTTATTGCAACATCATCTAGTACAGCTTTCGCTGCCGATAACACTCTAACTGTCTATACCTATGACTCATTTGCTGCTGAGTGGGGACCTGGTCCTGCTATTGAGAAAGCATTTGAAGCTCAATGTGGCTGTGATTTAAATTTTGTCGCTCTGGATGACGGTGTGTCTATCTTGAACCGCCTGCGTCTAGAGGGCGATAAAACCAAAGCAGACATCGTATTGGGTTTAGACAACAACCTTATGGTAGAAGCGAAACAAACCGGCTTGTTGGCACCACACTCTGTTGATACACAGTCTCTTCAAGTGCCGAACGGCTGGAGCGATGATACTTTCGTTCCTTACGACTATGGCTACTTTGCTTTTGTTTACAACAAAGAAAAATTGGCCAATCCACCGAAAAGCCTAAAAGAGCTGGTTGAAAGCCGTGATGATCTGAAAGTGATTTATCAAGACCCACGTACTTCGACACCGGGTCAAGGCCTGTTGCTTTGGATGAAGTCTGTTTATGGCGACAACGCCACAGAAGCATGGAAGAGCTTAGCGAAGAAAACGGTGACTGTGACTAAAGGTTGGTCTGAGTCTTATTCTATGTTCTTGAAAGGCGAGTCGGACCTAGTTCTTTCCTACACCACTTCTCCTGCATACCACCTGATTGCTGAAAATGATGCTCGCTTTGCAACGGCTGACTTCTCTGAAGGCCATTATATGCAAGTTGAAGTGGCTGCGAAGGTGAAAACCAGCCAGCATCAAAAACTTGCTGATGAGTTTATGAGCTTTATTCTTAGCAATGATTTTCAGTCTGTGATTCCAACTGGCAACTGGATGTATCCGGTGACAAACACGGAACTACCAGAAGGGTTTGATTCACTTTCAGTACCACAAAAATCGTTAACTTTCACCGCAGACGAAGTGGCAAAAGAGCGTAAGGCTTGGGTTCGTGAATGGCAAAACGCCTTAACTTTTTAACGTCTAAGGTTTAAGTGAGTTTGAACTCTGTACCTAAAATAGGCATTGGGGTCGCGATACTGGTCGCGACCTTTGTCATTTCTGCATTGTGCGCGTTACTTCTCCATGCACCTAGCCTGAACTTTGCTCAGGTCTGGCAGGATCCGTATTATCGCCACGTCACTCAGTTTAGCTTTTATCAAGCCAGCCTATCGATGTTGCTGAGTGTCGGCTTCGCGGTTCCGGTCGCCCATGCGCTATACAGACGGCGATTCTGGGGGAGAAGCCTGCTGATCAAACTGTTTGCCACAACACTGGTGCTTCCTGTACTGGTGGGCGTGTTTGGTCTGTTGGCAATATACGGCAATAGTGGATTGCTGGCGGAGGTACTGAGTTGGTTTGAACTGAACCTGCCTTTTTCTATCTACGGATTGAACGGTATTTTGCTGGCACATTTTTTCTTTAACCTTCCCTACGCCAGTCGTTTATTACTGCAAGCATTAGAATCCATTCCTGATGAACAGCATAAGTTGTGCGCGCATTTGGGGATGAGTCACTGGCATAAATTCCGTTGGGTGGAGTGGCCACGGATTCGTCAGCAATTACCTCATGTTTGTGGTTTGGTCTTTATGTTGTGTTTCACCAGTTTTGCCACTGTGATGGCGCTGGGGGGAGGACCAAAATCGACAACCATTGAACTCGCCATCTACCAAGCGATTAAGTTTGATTTCGACCTGCAAGCAGGTGCTCTATTAGCGCTATGGCAGATCATTCTTTGCAGCGTTTTGTATTTATCGATTCAGAAACTCGCCAAGCCTGTAGCAGTAACCGCAGGTAATGTGGCAACGCACAACGTGGTTAGCCGAGATTCAACCAAGACGCGTTGTTGGGACGGGTTCTGGATTCTGTTCGTTATTGTGCTTGTGGTACCGCCGTTATTGATGGTTTTGCTAAGCGGTATTAACTGGCAGGTTCTCTCAGTGTTATCGGATAGCCTGTTCTGGAATGCGTTTTCTGCATCCATACAAGTGGCGGTTCTTGCGTCTTCATTCGCTTTGGTTGCGGGCATTGCTATTTTGATGACTACCCGTTTTTGGCGTATCCGATATCAAACGGCAAAAGCGACCACGCTTGAACTAACCGGAACCATCATTCTTGTTACTCCGGGATTAGTCGTCAGTACCGGGTTATTTTTGTTGCTGCGCAGTTTTACCGATGCGTTCAGTTTTGCATTTTGGGTTGTAGTGGCCGTTAATGCTCTGATGGCTTTACCTTATGTGTTGAAAACACTGGCTCAGCCCATGCTGCATATTGAGCAACAGTATCAGCTTCTTTGCGCGTCCTTGGGTATCCGCGGCTGGCATCGAATCAGATTAATTGAAGGAAAAGCGTTGAGTAAGCCGATGGCGCATGCGTTTGCAATCAGCTTTTTGCTCTCTATGGGTGATCTCAGCGCGATAGCTTTATTTGGCAGCCAAGATTTCCGAACTCTGCCACTGTATCTGTTCCAGCTACTCGGTAGTTACCAAATGGAGTCTGCTGCGGTGGTGTCACTCACCTTGTTACTTATGAGTGTCTGCTGCTTTGTTGTGATCGAAAAACTCTTTATTGCTCATTCTTCCAGAGGTCGTGAATGTTAGTTTTAGAAAACGTACGCTATGAATATCAAAATGAGTGGTTTGAGTTTTGTTTGACTATCCCTCGAGGCGCGATTGTTTCTTTGATGGGACCAAGTGGTGCAGGCAAATCGACTTTGCTCAGTTTGGTGGCTGGAT is part of the Vibrio diazotrophicus genome and harbors:
- a CDS encoding autotransporter assembly complex protein TamB, with protein sequence MIKLALKWSKWISLGVIALLVVLVLSVAGLLFTNTGLNFALWGVNQFVPQLEVKSTRGSLFPRFTLNEVSYVDPSLNVDMQLQSATLAINGNCFLEPSVCINDISLSGLKFSLPSLPETTTTTDEPSSEPLTSITTPVPIRLNRLTLNDIDLDILGNRVVWQHFSTQASFQGNNLTIGKTLWNKIEVTLAQSQDEPQAEKAEPLQKAEPAAQSEPQAIVLPDVLIPLRINLARLDINDFTLHQEIPVVVNHLGLKAKAYQYDVSVDTLELDTPEVDAQLNTKVKLKDNYLLSLDLTSKVKLAEAKGQALSLNASGSVADLSVQAELTDLAKASIKAKLKPLDPQLPFDIDIKDLHGQWPLVGKGDYFIDASHFYGKGSLERYQLGLVGQLKGKDLPDVAIDTKGEGNLSEIALSDIKIDTLGGRILGEIKANWNEPINWQAKLDMNLIQPGLQWPEAEGIVSGEIETSGELTSQGGWIVKVPQLSVNGLVRDYPLHLNGQIDASDISGKGRYEVTTQGINLAHGPNKVTAKGKLDKEWRMSLSLNLADLSKSVPDLKGKVIGDVLLRGAMSEPQIKLSLDADSIAWQQDAKVKHVTLTGNVTPLPKPQADLRLKVTEASYQDQLINSVVMRFSGEQQEHELTLDVQSDIVSTSLNIQGGLKDKPSLLWDGQLNRMTLETEQGVWALDKPMSINVDVDKQNATLAAHCWIQSGASVCLDKPSIVGESGEVQLSVNQFNFSQVKAFMPPDTNIDGEANATVWAKWQANQPPQAKLELNLPKGSVSQNLEQPLTVGWDKVSLQASLIRNRLQAYWNVDMTDNGDLSGKVIIADVTKENKRMEGNLKLSTFNLDFLAPLVGEYSSLKSNIESDLKFKGDMLHPQVDGVVSVDGIQVKGDISPVEVESGLVTLTFKGYQASLNANVLTQDGELEITGDADWQNIDDWRLNSHVFAKSLLVDLPPIVKVKVVPDLTLNMQPKLAKVTGNIALPWGRIVVEELPPSAVSVSKDQVLLNEDLTPVSEQNTLPFDIETDVSITIGDDFKLEAFGLEGDLVGRVNVVQKDKGPLVNGEVNILNGKYRSFGQDLVIQEGKILMNGPVDQPYLSIKAIRNPENTQDNVIAGVQVTGPANEPLVSIFSEPSMPQANALSYLLRGQDIDSETSGDAMTTTLIGLSLAKSGKVVSEIGSAFGVQDLKLDTAGSGDESQVTVSGYIRPGLQVKYGVGIFNSVGEFTVRYRLMTDLYVEAVSGLDSAVDLLYQFELN
- a CDS encoding gamma-glutamylcyclotransferase family protein; the encoded protein is MQHLVFVYGTLRQGESNHSFLESSQLLGQYVTKPEYALYDLGPYPGLIEGHHTISGEVYLVDEETLAKLDILEDVPVEYRRDTIETPFGTAWIYIYQEVTSQEALIDSGDWCQRV
- the ppa gene encoding inorganic diphosphatase, with the protein product MSLNNVPAGKSLPDDIYVIIEIPANADPIKYEVDKDSGAVFVDRFMSAPMFYPCNYGYVNHTLSLDGDPVDVLVPTPFPLMPGSVIRCRPVGVLKMSDESGEDAKVIAVPHEKLSKEYNHIQDVNDLPELLKAQITHFFERYKDLEAGKWVKVEGWEDAAAAREEIKTSYERAQQK
- the fbp gene encoding class 1 fructose-bisphosphatase yields the protein MSEMRTLGEFIVEKQHDFPHASGELSSLLASIRLAAKIVNREINKAGLADITGASGQDNVQGEEQQKLDVYANDKFKAALEARDQVCGVASEEEDEAVAFNKDLNKNAKYVVLMDPLDGSSNIDVNVSVGTIFSIYRRISPVGAPPTAEDFLQPGHKQVAAGYVIYGSSTMLVYTTGNGVNGFTYDPSIGSFCLSHENMRIPESGKIYSINEGNYIRFPTGVKKYIKFCQENVPEDNRPYTSRYIGSLVADFHRNLLKGGIYMYPSTESHPNGKLRLLYECNPMAFLMEQAGGIASDGKNRILDIKPTELHQRVPFFVGSPTMVDKVEEFLENYPD
- the mpl gene encoding UDP-N-acetylmuramate:L-alanyl-gamma-D-glutamyl-meso-diaminopimelate ligase, whose protein sequence is MHIHILGICGTFMGGVAMLARQLGHKVTGSDANVYPPMSTMLESQGIEIIEGFDTTQFEPKPDLVVIGNAMSRGNPCVEYVLNNNLRYVSGPQWLQEFLLHDRWVLAVSGTHGKTTTSSMLTWVLEHCGYQPGFLVGGVLGNFGVSARLGESMFFVVEADEYDSAFFDKRSKFVHYHPRTLVMNNLEFDHADIFDNLEAIKRQFHHLVRTVPGNGRIFAPMQDEALQDVLQRGCWSETEFSGDNADWQAEKITKDGSQFHILFKNTRVGTVKWDLVGDHNVSNALMAVAAARHVGVTPDLACEALGSFINTKRRLELKGEAAGVTVYDDFAHHPTAIELTLGGLRNKVGDKKIIAVLEPRSATMKLGVHKETLAQSLHAADSVYLFQPATIPWSVQDVAEQCAQPARVSDNIDEFVAMICSEAQAGDQILVMSNGGFNGIHDKLLTALKAKQ
- a CDS encoding flavin prenyltransferase UbiX; amino-acid sequence: MNQSKAITLAWTGASGAPYGLRLLQCLLAADYTVYLLISSAARVVLATEHDLKLPSGPDAAKAALVEHLQCDAEKLIVCGKEDWFSPVASGSAAPKQMIVCPCSTGSVAAIAHGMSDNLIERAADVVMKERGQLLLVVRETPFSTLHLENMHKLSQMGVTIMPAAPGFYHQPKSIDDLVDFMVARILDHLGIEQTLVPRWGYDQRS
- the thiB gene encoding thiamine ABC transporter substrate binding subunit, whose product is MNTKFSAIALATLSFIATSSSTAFAADNTLTVYTYDSFAAEWGPGPAIEKAFEAQCGCDLNFVALDDGVSILNRLRLEGDKTKADIVLGLDNNLMVEAKQTGLLAPHSVDTQSLQVPNGWSDDTFVPYDYGYFAFVYNKEKLANPPKSLKELVESRDDLKVIYQDPRTSTPGQGLLLWMKSVYGDNATEAWKSLAKKTVTVTKGWSESYSMFLKGESDLVLSYTTSPAYHLIAENDARFATADFSEGHYMQVEVAAKVKTSQHQKLADEFMSFILSNDFQSVIPTGNWMYPVTNTELPEGFDSLSVPQKSLTFTADEVAKERKAWVREWQNALTF
- the thiP gene encoding thiamine/thiamine pyrophosphate ABC transporter permease ThiP, which translates into the protein MNSVPKIGIGVAILVATFVISALCALLLHAPSLNFAQVWQDPYYRHVTQFSFYQASLSMLLSVGFAVPVAHALYRRRFWGRSLLIKLFATTLVLPVLVGVFGLLAIYGNSGLLAEVLSWFELNLPFSIYGLNGILLAHFFFNLPYASRLLLQALESIPDEQHKLCAHLGMSHWHKFRWVEWPRIRQQLPHVCGLVFMLCFTSFATVMALGGGPKSTTIELAIYQAIKFDFDLQAGALLALWQIILCSVLYLSIQKLAKPVAVTAGNVATHNVVSRDSTKTRCWDGFWILFVIVLVVPPLLMVLLSGINWQVLSVLSDSLFWNAFSASIQVAVLASSFALVAGIAILMTTRFWRIRYQTAKATTLELTGTIILVTPGLVVSTGLFLLLRSFTDAFSFAFWVVVAVNALMALPYVLKTLAQPMLHIEQQYQLLCASLGIRGWHRIRLIEGKALSKPMAHAFAISFLLSMGDLSAIALFGSQDFRTLPLYLFQLLGSYQMESAAVVSLTLLLMSVCCFVVIEKLFIAHSSRGREC